GTCGTCGGCCTGCTGCGCTCCCCGTACCCGTACCTCCTGCTGTTCACCGGCGCGTTCGGTCTGGTGATGTCGCAGGCGGCGCTCCAGCGCTGCCGGGCCTCGCTGATCGTGCCGGTCTGCACGACGGTGACCTGCCTGTTCACGGCCGTGCTCGGCACGCTGTCGTTCGGCGAGTCGCTGCCCGACGATCCGCTGCGCCTGACGCTACGGCTGTCGGGCACGGTCCTGGCGGTGGGCGTCCTGCTGAGCATGCCCAAGCACGACAGTCCCCCGCCGGCCTCCCCCTCCCCCGCACCCGCCAAGGAGTTGACCCCGCCTTGAAGCCCGACGACCCGTTGCTCCAGATCCTGGCGTGCCCGCTGGACAAGGGGCCGCTGCATCTGGTGGTCCACGAGGAGGAGCCCCCCGGCGACTCGGCCGCCGACGCCGGCCGGGCGCCGGAGTCGCTCTACAACCCCCGGCTGCACCGCCGTTACCCGATCGTCGACGGCATTCCGCAACTGCTGCCGTCGTCGGGCGAGCAGGTGACGGAGGACGAACACGTCAAGCTCTCCGAGCTGCTCAGGAAGTCGGAGTCATGACCACACTCGCCGCACGGCTCGCGTCGCTGCTCCCGGACCGGCTGGTCGCC
This genomic stretch from Streptomyces deccanensis harbors:
- a CDS encoding Trm112 family protein, whose amino-acid sequence is MKPDDPLLQILACPLDKGPLHLVVHEEEPPGDSAADAGRAPESLYNPRLHRRYPIVDGIPQLLPSSGEQVTEDEHVKLSELLRKSES